The DNA window TACGGATGGGTGTACACGGCATCGATCTACCGCGAGTATGAGGCAGTGCTCTCGCGCCCCAAATTCGGTTTCGACGAAGCCGAGGTGGAGGCGATTCTCAAAATCGTAAGGACGATCGGACTTTGCGCCGACCCGGTCTCTCGCGGCCTCTCGTCCCCGTCGTGCGCCGACGCGGACGACCAGAAATTCTACGATGCCGCTCGCAGCTGGGACGCCATCCTCATCACCGGCAACAAGAAGCACTTCCCGGAAGACGAGCGCGTGAAGACCCCCGCCGAATTCCTGGCGAACCGCCTCATCGACATACCGCTCAACAACTGATTCGCTTGCCCGTGTTGCCAGGGGCGGCTCGTCGCACCCGATTGTCGACCGAAACACACGCAAAACGCTCCTGTGGCGTGTGTTTCGGTCGACAATCGGCATGCTGCGCGAGCCTCGGCCCTCGTGTAACGGCGCTACGATGAAATGGCCCATGCATTCGCCTTGCTGAAAGAGAGGCACGGACGATGAACCTTACGTTCCGAGGCTTTCTCCGCCTCTATTGCCGGGAGCTTTCGGGCCTGCAAACGGACAGCATCAAGAAGCTGTGCGAGAGCGCGGCAACGGATGCCCCCAGGCTCGCGGAGCCCCTCTTCCTTGAGGCGCCGGACACGCCCGACCGCTTCAAAAAAGTTCGGCGCGCATTCCTGGCGAACCGTTTTATCGACATACCGCTCAACAACTGATTCGCTTGCCCTCATGCGCGAACGCGAGCTCACCGCGTACCGGATCTGCAAGGATCTCGACCTCAATCTCGGCAACATCTACGCCTACTTGAACAGGGGCGACGTCGCGAAAGTGAGTCGCAACACGGCGCGGCGCATCTTGGAGCATGCCTCTTCGTAAAGTCGGATGCCTTGAACCGTCTCGCATTTCCCTCCTCCGCACGCGGGGCGGCGATTCAGTATAATGGGCCGTCGAAGGAGGGGTGCGTCGTGGATTCCAAGCGCGAGTCTTTGCTCATAGCCGTGGGGGCGGGCACGAATCTGAGCCTGTACGGCATCGGCGTGTGGAACGGCAGCACCACGCTGACGGGCGGGTTCCTGTTCGGGCCGGCCGCGCAGGCGTTCGCCGACTGGTATTTGTGGCTCGCGACGCTCGGCATGCTGGCCGGCATCGCCGCGCGCGCGTGCATCTCGCTGCGCTCCAACGAAAGCGGCATGTTCCACGCGCGAACCACCTACGCGCCCGTCGTCGCAGCCGCCGCCCTGTTCCTCAGCGGGCTGTGGACGAGCAGCCTTCCCGCGCTGTGCGTCGCGGCGTTCTGCACCGGCTGGTCGTTCGCCTGCCTGTCCATCTTCTGGGTGGTGCGCATCTACCGCGCATTCGACCGGGCGCGCGTGCTCTTCCCCCTCGTGCTTGCGTGCTCGGCGCTCATCAACGCCGTGTTCGCCCTCGCCCCGCAAGGCCAGCTGCATGTTTACCTGGGAATCTCGCTGCTCGCCTCCGCGCTGTGCAGCGCCCTCATCCGCGTCGGCGCGCGCCCGGAGGGCCCCTCGCCGCGTCCGGATCCCGCCCTTGAACTGCGGACGCGCTACCTGCCCGCGTTCAAGAGCTTCGCCGGCGTGCTCTTCTGCGTCGCGGCGCTCGAGACCATCGCCCCCACGATGAACTACATGGGGCTCGCGAACACGCTCGCGTCGAGCGTCCAGCTGGGCGTGGTGTGCGCGGCCCAGGCGAGCGCGGCCGTCGTCCTCTTCTTCGTCCTGAGGCACCTGAGGGCGCCGCTGCATTCGGTGCAGTTCTTCAAGTTCGTCACGCCGGTGCTCATCCTGGCCCTGTTCCCGGTGCCGTTCGCCGGCCACGCGTACTCCCTGGCCATGCTCTACATCGGCTCGTGCCTGCATTTCGTGGTGGTGAGCTCGCTGTTCTGCGTGGACGCCATGGCCATCGCCCGCAAGGGCCGGCTGACGTTCGAGTTCTTCTACGCCGCGGGGCTCTTCGCCCTCATGGCAGTGTGCGTGGTGCTCGAGGAGGTCATGCCGCTGGTGCTGCAAACCTCCAGTTCGACCGACCTGCTCGTGGTGTTCGGCGTGTTCTTCTGCATCTACATCCTCAGCATGGCGTTCATGTTCGCGCGCCGGCAGCGGCAGGAGCCGCCCGACGATTCGCCGTCGACCACGCCCGCACCCCGTGAAGCCGACCCCATCCCCTCCCCCTCCGAGCCGACGCTGCGCGCACGCGTCGTGCAGCGCGACTGCCAGCTGAGCGACCGCGAGACGGAGATCCTCGAGCTGCTGCTGCGCGGCAAGAACGTGCCCGCCATCGCCGAGGAGCTGGTCATCTCGCAGAACACCGTGCGCTCCCACGTGAAGCGCATCTACCGCGCCACCGGCATCCACACCCGCCAAGAGCTGATCACCCACTGCGAAGGCATCGACGTCGAGCGCGCGATCCGTTTTTGAATCTTTCGGCGCTTCGCTCGCTCAGGATGGCAAAGAGGGGCTTCGACTACGGCAATCCTCGATTCACCCAGCTCCCGGCGCGAATCACCCAGTTTGAGACACGGACCGGCCGCGCCCTTCCCCTATCTTGGATGCCGCCCCTCAAAGGGCATGCAGATCCAAGGAGAGAGGAAGCACTATGGGAAATCTTTCGAGGCGCTCGTTCCTGACCGGTTCGGCCCTGACCGCCGGCGCGCTGGCCACGATGGGCCTTGCCGGCTGCGCGCCGCAGCAGGCGCCGGCCACAGCCCCGTCCGAGGGCGGCAGCTCCGCATCCGCGCCCGCGAACGCGACCGGCGGCAACGTGCGCGCCCACGCCGCGCAGCTGAACCCGCAGACCGACACGCCCGCCGCCGCGAGCGGCACGTGCCCGTCACTCTTTACCGAGTGGAACATGGGCGCGCTCACGCTGCCCAACCGCGTGGTAAAGTCGGCCGCCGGCTACATCGGCGTCACGTCGCAGGGCATCACCGGCGACTTGCACCTTCAGTATTACGGCATGCTGGCGAAGGGCGGCGCGAGCGTCATCTACTGCGACGACTTCGCGGAGCTCTACGACCACTTCCGCGCCATCGCCGACGTGGGCAAGATCGTCGACTGGACCGAGGACGACCTCATGACGTTCGCCCAGACCATCCACGACAACGGCAGCCTGGCCGGCTATCAGCTTGCCACCATGGGCCTCATGTTCAGCGGCTTCGAGCCCGACCCCAGCGCCATGTTCCAGTCCTCCGACTGCATGGACATGACCGCGCAGGAGATCACCGACCTTGTCGCCGACACCGTCAAGGCCGCCGCCACGCTCAAGGCCTGCGGCTTCGACTGCGTGGAGATCAACGCCGCCGGCGAGAACATCGGCCAGACGTTCATGTCGCGCAACCGCAACAAGCGCGACGACGAGTACGGCCCGCAGTCGTTCGAAAGCCGCACGCGCTTCGTGTGCGAGATCGTGCGCGGCATCAAGCAGGAATGCGGCGCCGACTTCCCCGTGCAGGTGCTCATCAACGGCGTGGAGGAGAACGACAAGAACGTCGGCGACAACGCGCTGTTCGCCACCGTTGAGGAGAACAAGGAGATGTGCAAGCTCATCGAGGCCGCCGGAGCCGACTCGCTGCACATCCGCATCGGGCCCTGCGGCCAGCACGTAGCCGAGTTCGCAGGCGACCTCTACTTCGCCGGCTACGGCATCGAGGGCACCACGGGCTACGGCACGCAGTTCGACTTCGAGCGCCACTGGCAGGGCATGCTGAAGGCCGACCAGTCCGGCCTGGGCGTCATGACGAAGGTGGCGGCCGAGATCAAGAAAGCCGTGAGCATCCCCGTGGGCGCGGTCACCTACATGGACCCGGCACGCGACCCCGAGTTCTTCGAGAACCTCATCAAGAACGGCGAGCTGGACTTCATCCTGATGAACCGCCCGCTGAACGTGGAGCCCGAGTACCTGGCCAAGCTCAAGGACGGCCGCCTCGACGAGATCCGCCCCTGCACGCGCTGCATGCATTGCCACTGGGACGCCGACGGCGAGGGCAACCTGACGTTCAGCTGCCGCACGAACGCCGCGCACCCGTTCCGCTTCGTGTCCGGCCAGCTGCCCGGTGCCTATGAGCCGGAGCCGGCCGCCTCTCCCAAGAACGTGATGGTGGTGGGCGGCGGCCCGGCTGGCATGGAGGCCGCACGCGTCGCCGCCGAGCGCGGCCACACGGTCACGCTGTACGAGAAGAAGAGCATGCTGGGCGGCCTTCTCGAGTTCGCGAGCAACGTGAAGGGCCCGCACGAGAACCTCATCCCCCTCAAGACGTACCTCGCGAAGGAGCTCGAGGTGGCCGGCGTGAACGTGGTCACCGGCACCGAGGTGGACGCGGCGCTCATCAGCGAGAAGAAGCCCGACGCGGTGATCCTGGCCGTGGGCGGCACGCGCGACACGCTGGGGCTCTCGTCCTCCGCGGGCACGAACGTCGTCTCCATCGACGACTTCATGACCGCCGACATCGCCGACGACGCGGTGGTGATCGGCTCGAACGCCCAGGCCATCGACACGGTGATGTACCTGCTCGCGCAGGGCAAGCACGTGCAGGTGGTCACGCCGAGTCCCGCGAGCGCCATCGGCGAGGGCCACTCGTTCTGGATCAAGACCTACACGCAGCCCCTCATCAAGGCGCTCGGCACGCGCTTCTGGCCGGGGGCGACCGTGAAATCCGTCGGCGACGGCTCGCTTGCCATCACCACGGAATCCGGCGCAGAGGTGGAGCTTGCCTGCGGCACCGTCATCGAGGCGCTCGACAGCCTGCCGAATACCGAGCTGGCGAAGGGCCTGGCCATGGACGTGTTCCCCGTGGGCGACTGCGCCAAGCCCTTCAACATCGGCGACGCCATCTGCACCGGCAACGCGGCGGCGCGCAGCATCTAGCGGATCGAGGGCCGCGCGAAGCCCCTACGCGCGGCCCTCGACGCCCTCGGGGTCCTCGGGTTCCGCCGCCAAAAACGCGTGCTCGAAGTCCTCCACGGGGAGGGGCCGGCTGTACAGGTAGCCCTGCCCCAGGCGGCAGCCCAGCCCGCGCAGCAGCTGCTCCTGCTCGGCGGTCTCCACGCCTTCGGCTATGACGTCGATGCGCAGCTCGTCGCACATGCCGATGATGTGCTTCACCACGATCTGCTTCGTCCTATCGGCGCCGAGCGCATCGATCAGACTCTTGTCCAGCTTGATCATGTTGAAATCGATGCTGGACAGGATGGACAGGTCGGTGTACTTCGTGCCGAAGTCGTCGAGCGAAAGCGAGAAGCCCGCCGTCAGCAGGTCGGCGGCGGTCTGGTACAGCACGCCCTTGCCCACGGTGGCGAAGCTCTCGGTGATCTCGATCTCCAGCAGGCTGCGATCGATATCGTAGCGCCGGGCGATGCTCTCCATGCTGGATATGATGTCGCTGTCCAGCACGGTGCGCCGCGACAGGTTCACCGACACCGGCACCGCCCTGCCCTCGCGGCCCCATCCCTCGATCAGGCGGCACGTCTGCTCGAACACGAACAGGTCGACGTGGCGGATCAGCCCGTTCTCCTCGAGCACCTGGATGAAGCGGCCGGGCGCTATGATGCCGCGCCTGGCGTCGCGATAGCGGACGAGCGCCTCGGCCCCGATCACCTCGCCGGTTTCCAGGCTCACCTTGGGCTGCAGGTACACCAGGAACAGGCCGTTCTCGATGGCGGCCACCATGCGCCGCAGCGACGCGCGCCTGTCGTCGTCGGTCGTCCCGTCGCCCGCCGTGTCGTGGAAGCGGCGCTTGTCGGCCTCCATGGCCGCGACGGCCTGCTCCGTCAGCTCGGACACGTTCTTCTCCACCTCGTCCCACGAAAATCCGATGGCGGTGGTGAACAGGCCGTTCGAGTCGACGAGGTCGCGCAGGCCGCGGATGCGGCGCTCGAGTTCCTCCCGCGGCAGGTTGCAGGCGATCACGGCGAACTCGTCGCCGTTGAGCCGGTACACGTCGTTGTGGGAGAACTCGTCGGTCAGCATGATGGCGAACTGCTTGAGGTAGTAGTTGCCCGCCGCGAACCCCTTGGCGGCGTTGATGCGCTTCATGTCGTTGACGTTGGCCGACACCACGCCCACGCTCTCCACGCCGTCGGCGTCGAACTGGGCGATGCGGCGCTCGTAGCAATCGCGGTTCAGCAGGCCCGTCAGGTCGTCGTGGCTGCTGGCGTGCAGAAGCTCGTCCATCATGCGGCGCTTGCGCAGCTCGGCCACCACGAAGGCCGCGAACTGCTCCAAGAACGACACGTTCTGCAGGTTCACGTGGAGGTTCTCCACCGAGAGGAACTCGCTCGGAACCACGTCCTGCGCCCCGTCGCGCAAAACCGCCCAGCGCATGTTGTCCACGTCGTTGTCCACCATGTACCGGTACAGCGCGAACGAGGACCGCAGCACCGCCTCGGGGCTCTCCACCATGATGGGCTCGCTCCAGTCGTTGCTGATCAGCCACGTGTCGAGCCCCCGGTTGTCAGGCAGGTTCGGACGCAGGGCGCCCGGCTTGCGCGACCAGGTGACCGTGCACCGGTAGGTCGCTTCGGCGCTCTCGCGCGTCCAGAACCGCACGCAGTCGGCGCGGAAGAACCCGGCCACCGTAGCCAGGGCGCAGTCGAGCACGTCGGCGAGGCTCTCGGCGGCGTTCATCTGCTGGATGCCCGCCAGCAGGTAATGGCCCTCCGCCATGCCGTTGTCCAGCGAGTCCACGATGCTCTTGTCGTTGGAGATGTCCACGGCTATGGCCAGCAGCACCTCGCGGCCCTGCCAGGAGACCAGCTTGTTCTTGATGAGGAACTCCTGCTCGAGCGCCTCGTTGTTGTTCTTCCACATGAAGAACTTATCGGTGGACCAGTTCGCCTTGCTGCAGAAGGGGCAGGGCGTCGTGCGGCCCTGCATGGCCTCGTAGCACTTCATACCCATGCAGCTCGACGGGGTTTCGCCGATGCGGTCGTAGAACGCCTGGTTGCCGCAGATGAGAGAGAACGTGTCAGGGTCCACGAGGTAGGCGATCTCGCCCTGCTCGGAAAGGAAATCGGCGAACGTCGGCGCGCCGCCGGCCTGGGCGGCCAGCAGATCCTCGAAGGACAGGGAGGCCCGGGCGGCGTCCTCCTGCGCGCCCGATGCCGCCGTTTCGGCGGACGCGGGCGGCGAGGCAGCGGCCGAGCGCTTGCGGCGCATGCTGGTCAGCCCCTCCTCCTCGTCCTGCCGGGCCGCGTCGCGATAGAAGCGGCACACCCCCTTCCCCGCCGCCTTCGCCTCGTACAGCGCGATGTCGGCGCGGCGGAACGCCTCGTCGTAGGAGGCCTCGCCCTCCAGCATCGCCACGCCCACGCTGCACGACAGCGAGGGGGCCGCGTCGCGTGCCAAGCGCTCGAGCAGATCGTCGAGGAGCGTCGTGACGTGCGCCTCGTCGAAGGCCTTCGACACGAACAGGATGAACTCGTCGCCGCCGAAACGGCCGAGCACGTCGTCCTTGCCTTCGACGGAGCGCACGACCTCGATGAAGCGGATGAGCGCCGCATCGCCCGCCTTGTGGCCGCGCTCGTCGTTGATGCGCTTGAAGTCGTCGATGTCGAGGATCATGAACGCGCTCACGTCGCACGGGGCGGCGCTGCGCAGCCGCGCGCGGATGGCGGCTTCGGCGGCCTTCTTGTGCAGCGTGCCGGTGAGCGGGTCGCGCTCCGAGGTGCTTTGCAGCATGAGCTCCTGGCGCTTCTTCTTGTCGATGTTCATGATGGTGAGCAGGGCCAGCACATGGCCGGTCGCAGGATCCCTCAGCAGGTGGACGGCCAGCTTCATCCACACCATCTTGTTCTGCTCGACGATGCGCCGGAACTCGCATTCCAGGTGGTCGATGCCGTTCTCGAGCGACGAGATGAAATTCTCGCAGCGCATGATCTCGGTGTAGTGGGCGCGGTCGTCGGGGTGCACCACCTTGCCCATGAACTCGCCGACGATGTCCCAGTACGACGCCGTGGCAACGAGCTCGTTGTACAGGTTCCAGATGCCGCCCACCTTCATGATGACGTTCGCGGTGGCGTCCACGTGGGCGTAGGCTTCCCGCTCGGCGAGCATGGCGTAGTAGAACTGCGTCTCGTTCAGGTACTTCATGATGAGCTCTTTGTGCTCCGTGATATCCGTGAGCACGCCGCCGCCCGACGAGCCTCCCGGAAGGTACTCGTTTCGGCAGTTCACCAGCGTCAGACGATACCACCGCCACCGCCCCGTCTCCGCGTCGGCGCCGCCCAGGCGCACGTCGCACGAGGCGCGGATGCTCCGCTCAGGCGTTGGCGAGCAGGAATCCGGCGGCTCCGAGAACACGCGCAGGAAGGCCTCTTCGTCCTCGGGATGGACGAGCCCCGCGTCCACCATGGCATCGGGGAAATCCGGGCAGATGGAGCCGTCGCACAGCCGGTTCAGCACGCGTGAGGAGGATATGACGCGCGCGGCGCGGGTTTCGACATCGTAGGAGAACGCCTCGAGGCCCGAGGTGGTCGACACGCACTGCATGAGGCTGCGAAGCTGGTCGATGCCTGCCTCGAGCTGCGCCTCTCGCGAGCAATCGCTCGAGAAGCAGCAGATCACCGCGTCGTCGTCGAACAGCAGGCGCACCGCGCTCGTGCGCAGCTCTCGCGTGGCAGACGCCGTCTTCACGCAATGGCGGAACTCTGCCGTTCGGGACGCTCCCGCGGCGTCGCTTCCGAACTCGCCGCGGGCAAGCCGCGCCAAGTTGTCGCTGGCGTCCTCGTCCCACAGCGCGCTGAGCCGGCGCGCGTAGCGAAAGCCCATCTCCTGCTCGGAGCAGCCCATCAGGCGATAGAACGCGTCGTTCGCCCAGAGGAGGGTGAAGTAGCGGTCGCATGCAACGATGCAGGCGGCGGAGGGGACCACGGCAAGGCCGACGCTTTCCGCAAGCGCATCGAAGTGCGACAGGTTTTCGAGGGTCGCCATTATCCGCTCACCGCCTTGCCAGGTGATTCCGGCTCTATTCCCCATTAATTCAATCAAGTAATCACTAGATTATAGGACGCGGAACGGCAAATGCAAGGCTTTTTGCTTCGAGTTTCCGCGGAAAGCCTGGTCGTCAGCGAAACGCACCGTGATTGGAGGGGAAACCCCTATGCGTCCGGCAGCCCCCGAAGCCCGCGCGCTCGGCATCCGCCGCCGGCGCGCGGGACGGGCTCACGCAAGCTCGGGGAGAGCCTCTTCCCTCGGCAGGGGCCGCGCCTCGCCGCTCCCGCCGTCGCCATCGCGCGGCAGACGGGCCGCGGCGGCCAGGCCCACGGCCACCAGCACGGCCGCCAGCACGCAGGTGCCTATCATGACCGAGACGATGGGCGCGTAGGAGCCGAACGCGTCGAAGGACATCCCCATGACGGTGAGGCCGAGCGACCCGACGAGCGTGGTGGCGATGGACACATAGGAGTAGATGGCGCTGTAGTCCTTCTGGCCGAATGCCGTGCGCACCATCAGCGGCACCGACACCTGCACCATCGCCGTCATCGCGCCGAACGTGGCCGCGCCCGCCAAGGCCAGCGCCGCAGTGCCGCCCATCGCCATCAGAAGGAGAGCGAGCGATACCACGCCCAGGCCCAGGCCCACGATGGTGGCGTTGCGCGCGCCCAGCTTGTCGTTGAGCCACCCGAGCACCAGCTTGCCGACGATGTTGCCGATCATGGCCGCCGACACGAGGTACGCCGCCAGCGCCGCCAGGCCGCCGGTGGTGGCGTAGGTGGGCAGCAGCTGCATGAACGAGCTGACGAACGAGAGGATGCTCGCCACCAGGAACAGGCACACGAACGCGAGCGACCTCACGGCCGTCTTCGCCGACACGCCGGTCAGGCCGTCGCCCGCCGTCGAGCCCGAGACGGCGCCCTCCTGCGGCACGTCTTCGGCGCCGTAGGCGGCCACGCCCATGTCAGACGGCTTGAACCGGATCACGAACAGCGAGAACGGCAGCACGAGCACGAGCGCGATGCCGGCCAAAAGCGCATAGGCGATGCGCCAGCCGAACGCCTCGATGAAGAAGCCGCCGAGCGGGTTCACGATGGCGCCTGCGATGCCCGAGCATGCCATGGCCAGCCCCATCGCCAGACCGGTGCGCTTCTTGAACCAGTTGGAGATGATGATGGGCGCCGTCAGTATGAACGCGCAGGCCGCAATGCCGAGCACCGGCCCCGCGATGTACCACTGCCACACCTCGTGGAACTGGCCCATGCTCGCGTACGCGAGCGCCACCACCACCGCGGCGATCGAGACGACCGCGCGGATGTTGTATTTCGGCAGCAGGCGCCCCACCACGGGCAGCGCGCCGGCCATGAACAGGCCTTGCAGCGTGAGGTACAGCATGAAGCTGCCCTGCGAGAACTGGAGGTCGCCCAGAACCGAGGGGATCATGATGCCGATCGAGTTGATGATGGTACCCTGCCCGCCTGCTTGCAGAAAGCAGCAGGCGATAAGCATCAGCCATGCGGGATGGATCCTTTTCATTGACGAGCCCCTTTCGCGCGCCCTTTGCCAGGACGATCGTGACGTGGGGGCACGCGACGCGACGC is part of the Arabiibacter massiliensis genome and encodes:
- a CDS encoding putative toxin-antitoxin system toxin component, PIN family, with amino-acid sequence MTYLILDTNILVSALWQNRKHGKPSLLLGLCIERHYGWVYTASIYREYEAVLSRPKFGFDEAEVEAILKIVRTIGLCADPVSRGLSSPSCADADDQKFYDAARSWDAILITGNKKHFPEDERVKTPAEFLANRLIDIPLNN
- a CDS encoding bifunctional diguanylate cyclase/phosphodiesterase produces the protein MATLENLSHFDALAESVGLAVVPSAACIVACDRYFTLLWANDAFYRLMGCSEQEMGFRYARRLSALWDEDASDNLARLARGEFGSDAAGASRTAEFRHCVKTASATRELRTSAVRLLFDDDAVICCFSSDCSREAQLEAGIDQLRSLMQCVSTTSGLEAFSYDVETRAARVISSSRVLNRLCDGSICPDFPDAMVDAGLVHPEDEEAFLRVFSEPPDSCSPTPERSIRASCDVRLGGADAETGRWRWYRLTLVNCRNEYLPGGSSGGGVLTDITEHKELIMKYLNETQFYYAMLAEREAYAHVDATANVIMKVGGIWNLYNELVATASYWDIVGEFMGKVVHPDDRAHYTEIMRCENFISSLENGIDHLECEFRRIVEQNKMVWMKLAVHLLRDPATGHVLALLTIMNIDKKKRQELMLQSTSERDPLTGTLHKKAAEAAIRARLRSAAPCDVSAFMILDIDDFKRINDERGHKAGDAALIRFIEVVRSVEGKDDVLGRFGGDEFILFVSKAFDEAHVTTLLDDLLERLARDAAPSLSCSVGVAMLEGEASYDEAFRRADIALYEAKAAGKGVCRFYRDAARQDEEEGLTSMRRKRSAAASPPASAETAASGAQEDAARASLSFEDLLAAQAGGAPTFADFLSEQGEIAYLVDPDTFSLICGNQAFYDRIGETPSSCMGMKCYEAMQGRTTPCPFCSKANWSTDKFFMWKNNNEALEQEFLIKNKLVSWQGREVLLAIAVDISNDKSIVDSLDNGMAEGHYLLAGIQQMNAAESLADVLDCALATVAGFFRADCVRFWTRESAEATYRCTVTWSRKPGALRPNLPDNRGLDTWLISNDWSEPIMVESPEAVLRSSFALYRYMVDNDVDNMRWAVLRDGAQDVVPSEFLSVENLHVNLQNVSFLEQFAAFVVAELRKRRMMDELLHASSHDDLTGLLNRDCYERRIAQFDADGVESVGVVSANVNDMKRINAAKGFAAGNYYLKQFAIMLTDEFSHNDVYRLNGDEFAVIACNLPREELERRIRGLRDLVDSNGLFTTAIGFSWDEVEKNVSELTEQAVAAMEADKRRFHDTAGDGTTDDDRRASLRRMVAAIENGLFLVYLQPKVSLETGEVIGAEALVRYRDARRGIIAPGRFIQVLEENGLIRHVDLFVFEQTCRLIEGWGREGRAVPVSVNLSRRTVLDSDIISSMESIARRYDIDRSLLEIEITESFATVGKGVLYQTAADLLTAGFSLSLDDFGTKYTDLSILSSIDFNMIKLDKSLIDALGADRTKQIVVKHIIGMCDELRIDVIAEGVETAEQEQLLRGLGCRLGQGYLYSRPLPVEDFEHAFLAAEPEDPEGVEGRA
- a CDS encoding MFS transporter is translated as MKRIHPAWLMLIACCFLQAGGQGTIINSIGIMIPSVLGDLQFSQGSFMLYLTLQGLFMAGALPVVGRLLPKYNIRAVVSIAAVVVALAYASMGQFHEVWQWYIAGPVLGIAACAFILTAPIIISNWFKKRTGLAMGLAMACSGIAGAIVNPLGGFFIEAFGWRIAYALLAGIALVLVLPFSLFVIRFKPSDMGVAAYGAEDVPQEGAVSGSTAGDGLTGVSAKTAVRSLAFVCLFLVASILSFVSSFMQLLPTYATTGGLAALAAYLVSAAMIGNIVGKLVLGWLNDKLGARNATIVGLGLGVVSLALLLMAMGGTAALALAGAATFGAMTAMVQVSVPLMVRTAFGQKDYSAIYSYVSIATTLVGSLGLTVMGMSFDAFGSYAPIVSVMIGTCVLAAVLVAVGLAAAARLPRDGDGGSGEARPLPREEALPELA
- a CDS encoding FAD-dependent oxidoreductase, with the protein product MGNLSRRSFLTGSALTAGALATMGLAGCAPQQAPATAPSEGGSSASAPANATGGNVRAHAAQLNPQTDTPAAASGTCPSLFTEWNMGALTLPNRVVKSAAGYIGVTSQGITGDLHLQYYGMLAKGGASVIYCDDFAELYDHFRAIADVGKIVDWTEDDLMTFAQTIHDNGSLAGYQLATMGLMFSGFEPDPSAMFQSSDCMDMTAQEITDLVADTVKAAATLKACGFDCVEINAAGENIGQTFMSRNRNKRDDEYGPQSFESRTRFVCEIVRGIKQECGADFPVQVLINGVEENDKNVGDNALFATVEENKEMCKLIEAAGADSLHIRIGPCGQHVAEFAGDLYFAGYGIEGTTGYGTQFDFERHWQGMLKADQSGLGVMTKVAAEIKKAVSIPVGAVTYMDPARDPEFFENLIKNGELDFILMNRPLNVEPEYLAKLKDGRLDEIRPCTRCMHCHWDADGEGNLTFSCRTNAAHPFRFVSGQLPGAYEPEPAASPKNVMVVGGGPAGMEAARVAAERGHTVTLYEKKSMLGGLLEFASNVKGPHENLIPLKTYLAKELEVAGVNVVTGTEVDAALISEKKPDAVILAVGGTRDTLGLSSSAGTNVVSIDDFMTADIADDAVVIGSNAQAIDTVMYLLAQGKHVQVVTPSPASAIGEGHSFWIKTYTQPLIKALGTRFWPGATVKSVGDGSLAITTESGAEVELACGTVIEALDSLPNTELAKGLAMDVFPVGDCAKPFNIGDAICTGNAAARSI
- a CDS encoding helix-turn-helix transcriptional regulator, giving the protein MDSKRESLLIAVGAGTNLSLYGIGVWNGSTTLTGGFLFGPAAQAFADWYLWLATLGMLAGIAARACISLRSNESGMFHARTTYAPVVAAAALFLSGLWTSSLPALCVAAFCTGWSFACLSIFWVVRIYRAFDRARVLFPLVLACSALINAVFALAPQGQLHVYLGISLLASALCSALIRVGARPEGPSPRPDPALELRTRYLPAFKSFAGVLFCVAALETIAPTMNYMGLANTLASSVQLGVVCAAQASAAVVLFFVLRHLRAPLHSVQFFKFVTPVLILALFPVPFAGHAYSLAMLYIGSCLHFVVVSSLFCVDAMAIARKGRLTFEFFYAAGLFALMAVCVVLEEVMPLVLQTSSSTDLLVVFGVFFCIYILSMAFMFARRQRQEPPDDSPSTTPAPREADPIPSPSEPTLRARVVQRDCQLSDRETEILELLLRGKNVPAIAEELVISQNTVRSHVKRIYRATGIHTRQELITHCEGIDVERAIRF